The Hyperthermus butylicus DSM 5456 genome includes a region encoding these proteins:
- a CDS encoding transcriptional regulator, whose amino-acid sequence MRLDELLEATVRLLYSQGYSVEKISYPENPQRRGIDVVASKSNGEALLVKVIEDAAQLGPKDVRELRQCSRLLEASGIIVAERSNGVEIDDIVAIEKSGVYVVNVDGLGAALRNEVYVVHRQGNLYMRVNGEKLREERLRRGYSLGDLASLLNVTRRSVYLYEQEEVDVSLSTALKLMEIFGDEIFKPIPVIARERGREHSYQGQLKPTMQAPRTASGEASRAIRGIIEAGGEAIETKRIPPDIVARINDDKLLILIERRRDKKFEKRVYEAVKVATRVSARIMAVVSSSEYVSEVRAFGEVDVYRNVEEMLRDIGKT is encoded by the coding sequence ATGCGGCTTGATGAGTTACTCGAGGCGACGGTAAGGCTACTCTACAGCCAAGGCTATAGCGTTGAAAAAATATCATACCCCGAGAACCCCCAGCGTAGAGGCATAGATGTTGTTGCATCGAAATCTAATGGCGAAGCGTTACTCGTAAAGGTTATTGAGGATGCGGCGCAGCTGGGTCCGAAGGATGTGCGTGAGCTTAGGCAGTGTAGCCGCCTACTAGAAGCTAGCGGTATTATTGTTGCAGAGAGGAGTAATGGTGTTGAAATAGACGATATTGTTGCCATTGAGAAGTCTGGAGTATATGTAGTTAATGTTGATGGTTTAGGAGCTGCACTCCGGAACGAGGTGTATGTTGTACACAGGCAGGGTAACCTTTACATGAGGGTTAATGGTGAAAAGCTCAGGGAGGAGAGGCTAAGGAGGGGCTACAGTCTAGGCGATCTTGCATCGTTGCTGAACGTTACCAGGCGTAGCGTCTACCTCTATGAGCAGGAGGAGGTTGATGTGTCACTTTCTACAGCGTTGAAGCTCATGGAGATATTTGGTGACGAGATATTCAAACCGATACCCGTCATAGCTCGTGAGCGTGGCCGCGAGCATAGCTATCAGGGACAATTGAAGCCTACAATGCAAGCGCCAAGAACGGCTAGCGGTGAGGCTAGTAGAGCGATACGTGGTATCATAGAGGCTGGTGGTGAAGCTATCGAGACTAAGCGCATACCGCCAGACATAGTGGCGAGGATTAACGATGACAAGCTACTGATACTGATAGAACGTAGGCGTGACAAGAAGTTCGAGAAGAGGGTTTACGAGGCGGTAAAGGTTGCTACAAGGGTTAGTGCCCGCATAATGGCTGTTGTATCCTCTAGCGAGTATGTTAGTGAAGTTAGGGCTTTCGGCGAGGTGGATGTGTATAGGAACGTTGAGGAGATGCTGCGCGACATAGGTAAGACGTAG